In Planctomycetia bacterium, one DNA window encodes the following:
- a CDS encoding matrixin family metalloprotease: MDTPLPPGPIGSSLGTATRLLLDDAGFAALNSSLAPSKVDVYDLGPVQPGDRVRVALEPPVGTLRPKTAVLDFDGVLFTYYSGQGGAAGLQTIIDAVVTQATGKLFLCLANSAANNVTQAYSGSVEILRSEPIPTPPPQILLLNFAGGSIMLPEGNFTVLPFNAADIDANYAGMTAAIKMKIADVVRENFEGTPVQVVTSDDPPPAGPFSTIEFGAFSATLFGISQDVDQENVDRCDDAIVFTNDFDKAFAVQPTADGIATAIGNVAAHEAGHLLGLNHTSDVTDLMDTTGSASTLLADQDFKTANLHPNIFPFGKQDGPALIARVVGP; the protein is encoded by the coding sequence ATGGACACGCCGCTTCCACCCGGACCGATCGGTAGTTCGCTCGGTACCGCGACGCGCTTGCTCCTCGACGACGCCGGATTCGCCGCATTGAATTCGAGCCTCGCTCCGAGCAAGGTCGATGTGTACGACCTGGGACCGGTTCAGCCGGGAGATCGTGTTCGCGTCGCGCTGGAGCCGCCGGTCGGCACGCTGCGCCCCAAGACGGCGGTGCTGGATTTTGACGGCGTGCTGTTCACGTACTATTCCGGGCAGGGCGGCGCGGCGGGTCTGCAAACCATCATTGACGCGGTGGTCACACAGGCGACGGGCAAGCTGTTTCTCTGTCTGGCAAACTCGGCGGCGAACAACGTGACGCAGGCCTATTCCGGCTCGGTGGAGATTCTGCGCAGTGAGCCGATCCCTACGCCGCCGCCGCAGATTCTGCTTCTGAACTTTGCCGGCGGTTCGATCATGCTGCCCGAGGGGAACTTCACCGTCCTGCCGTTTAATGCCGCCGACATCGACGCGAACTACGCGGGCATGACCGCCGCGATCAAGATGAAAATTGCTGACGTCGTACGGGAGAACTTCGAGGGAACGCCCGTGCAGGTCGTCACGAGCGACGACCCGCCGCCCGCGGGCCCCTTCAGCACGATTGAGTTTGGGGCGTTCAGCGCCACGCTCTTTGGAATCTCGCAGGATGTCGATCAGGAAAACGTCGATCGCTGCGACGACGCGATTGTTTTCACCAATGATTTCGACAAGGCGTTCGCGGTGCAGCCGACCGCCGACGGCATTGCCACGGCGATCGGCAACGTCGCGGCACACGAAGCGGGGCACCTGCTCGGGCTGAACCACACGTCGGACGTGACGGATTTAATGGACACGACCGGTTCTGCGAGCACGTTGTTGGCGGACCAGGATTTCAAGACGGCAAATCTGCACCCGAACATTTTTCCATTCGGGAAGCAGGATGGCCCGGCGTTGATCGCCCGCGTGGTGGGGCCGTAA
- a CDS encoding UvrB/UvrC motif-containing protein, producing the protein MASHDLRRILAGWDYEPNQITVRKITGDDGTIKIQMRLDLGLLQMEVQGRPDGLRPHGFESLLDYHENRINEHMNKNGTDLGLELTPEECQALREESVQYYHRYLAEFVLEDFAGVQRDTSRNLRVLDLCANYAREESDREVLEQYRPYLIMMNTRAEVHLALRKGSFKTALARVNAGLTAIKDVMTESGQDERWEDATEVSILMALRSEIAARLPADPMQKLEEELQRAVDEERYEDAIVLRQRMQAMREQQSGAPVRRRPKK; encoded by the coding sequence ATGGCCTCTCACGATCTGCGACGTATCCTGGCCGGTTGGGATTACGAGCCCAATCAAATCACGGTGCGAAAGATCACCGGTGATGACGGCACGATCAAGATCCAGATGCGCCTGGACCTGGGCCTGCTCCAGATGGAGGTGCAGGGTCGGCCCGACGGGCTTCGTCCCCACGGATTCGAGTCCCTGCTGGACTATCACGAGAACCGCATCAACGAGCACATGAACAAGAACGGCACCGATCTGGGGCTGGAGCTGACGCCCGAGGAGTGCCAGGCGCTGCGTGAGGAATCCGTCCAGTACTACCATCGGTACCTCGCCGAGTTCGTCCTGGAGGATTTCGCCGGAGTGCAGCGCGACACAAGTCGCAATCTGCGCGTGCTCGATCTGTGCGCCAACTACGCCCGCGAAGAGAGCGATCGCGAAGTGCTTGAGCAGTATCGCCCCTACCTGATCATGATGAACACCCGCGCCGAGGTCCACCTCGCCCTGCGAAAAGGCTCCTTCAAGACGGCCTTGGCGCGCGTGAACGCGGGCTTGACCGCCATCAAGGATGTGATGACCGAGTCGGGCCAGGACGAGCGATGGGAAGACGCGACTGAAGTGTCAATTCTCATGGCGCTTCGCAGCGAAATCGCCGCGCGCCTGCCGGCCGACCCGATGCAGAAGCTCGAAGAAGAACTGCAACGCGCCGTGGATGAAGAGCGCTATGAAGACGCCATCGTGCTTCGCCAACGCATGCAAGCCATGCGCGAACAACAGTCCGGCGCCCCGGTCCGCCGGCGTCCCAAGAAGTAG